From Bacteroidota bacterium:
AATAGCATGCCCATTGTAAAGTATGGGAAAAAGGAAGATATGATTAACATGAGCTCATATTTAGGCCTTGACATGAAAATGAATTCTTCAGGAACAGAATGGGTCTATGTACGTCCTGAGAATAACAAAATTCAACTATACAATAAATTGATAAAAGATGAAATTATTCCAGATGTAAGAGGAATGGTTTTATCAGATGCCATATACATTCTTGAAAATCTGGGACTTAATGTAAAGGCTCAAGGGGTTGGCAAGGTAACAACACAGTCGTTTAAGCCAGGAAGCCATGTATACAAAAATTCGATTATACGATTGAAATTAAGTTAATTGATACGATTAAAAGACATATTAAAAACAACAGAGCACCAATTGATTTCAGGAGATGCAGATATGCAAATCAATCAAATTCAGTTCGACTCCAGAAAAATCAAAACAGGTGATGTATTTGTTGCTATAAAGGGAACTCAAGTTGATGGTCATGATTTTATTGACACAGCCATTAAGCTTGGAGCTTGTGCTATTGTATTTGAAGAAACTCCTGCAGAAATGATATCGAATGTTTGTTATATTAAAAGCAAACAAGCTGCAAAATCATTGGCTCTCATGGCAGCTGAATTCTACGGAAATCCAACCCAATCATTTAAGCTCATTGGTGTAACAGGAACAAATGGAAAAACAACTGTTGTTAGTTTGCTTTACAAACTATTCAAAGATCTTGGTTATAAATGTGGTCTTCTTTCGACTATTCGAGTAATGATAGATGATGAAGAAATTCATGCCACACATACAACTCCTGATTCGCTGCAATTAAATCAGCTTTTCAGGCAAATGGCTGATCAGGATTGCAGTTATTGTTTCATGGAAGTTAGCTCTCATGCAATCGACCAATTCAGAATAGAAGGCCTACAGTTCAATGGAGCCTTGTTTACAAATATCACACACGATCATTTGGACTATCATAAAACATTCGATAATTACATCAAGACCAAAAAACGATTTTTTGATGAACTGCCAAAAGATGCTTTTGCAGTCATTAACAAAGACGATAAGAACGGCCAAATCATGGTTCAAAATACAGTTGCAAAAGTGACTTATTATGCCATTAAAAGCCAAGCTACTGTTAAAACAAGAATAATTGAGTGCGATCTAAGTGGTTTGCATTTACAACTAGATCAAAAGGATTTTTATACCAACAAAGTAGGTCGGTTTAATGCATACAACCTTACAGCCGTATACAGCACAGCACAATTGCTGGGTATTGATGATGAATCCATTTTAAAAGCATTGAGCATGCCTCATGCTGTTGATGGACGTTTTGAACTCATCTACAAACATCCTGCATTTAAAGCAATTGTCGATTATGCGCATACGCCAGATGCTCTTGAAAATGTGATAGAAACTATCAATGATTTAAAGAAAAAAAATGAACGCTTAATTACAGTTTTTGGTTGTGGTGGTAATCGGGATAAAAGCAAAAGACCAGTAATGGGACGAATTGCCAGCACAAAATCAGATTTGGTTTTTATTACCTCCGATAATCCACGAAATGAAGAACCGATGGCTATAATTCAGGAAATTGAGCAAGGCGTTCCTGAAAAGTTAGCTTCAAAATGCATCAGTATTTCAGATAGGGAAAATGCGATCAAAACAGCTTGTTTAATGGCTAATCCCAATGACATTATTCTTGTGGCTGGTAAAGGGCATGAAACCTATCAGGAGATTAATGGTGCAAAAAATCATTTTGACGATAAAGAGATTTTAATCAAGTATTTAAAAGAATTATAAGCATGCTCTATCATTTATTTACATATCTCGACCAAAAATTTGATCTAATAGGAGCTGGCTTATTCCAATTTTACACTTTTAGAACAGCAATGGGCGTGCTTCTATCGCTGGTTATTGCCACCTTCTTTGGGAAACGAATTATTCGCTATTTACAGTCGAAACAGATTAGTGATGAAAATCGAGATCTTGGCCTGGAAGACAAATACGACAAAAGCAAAACACCTACAATGGGTGGAATTATTATTCTATTAAGCATTCTTGTTCCTACTATTCTTTTTGCCGATTTAACGAATATCTATATTATTCTGGTTATCGTTTCTACTATTTGGCTTGGCCTAATCGGATTTATTGATGACTACATTAAAGTATTCAAAAAAAATAAGGATGGTTTATCCGGCAAGTATAAACTACTGGGACAGGCTAGCCTTGGTGTTATTGTAGGTCTGACACTTTATTTTAGCCCGGCAGTTGTTATGCGCGAAACATTAACAGAGAAGCAATATTTTGCACACCAAGAAGAGTTGGAGGCCAGCAATGCTATTATTAAATATAATGAAGAAAGCAATACCTATCAGGCAGAATATAAATCCACAAAAACAACAATTCCATTTATAAAAAACAATGAATTGGACTATGCCAAATTTATAAAGTTTGTTGGACCAAACTATTTGGACTGGGCCTGGCTCATTTATATACCCATTATTATCTTTATTATCATGGCCGTTTCAAATGGAGCCAACCTAACAGATGGCCTGGATGGACTGAATGCAGGGGTTTCCGTTTTCATAGTTCTGACACTCGCCATATTTGCCTATGTATCTGGCAACACCATTTTCGCTGATTACCTGAACATCATGTATATCCCAAATTTGGCCGAATTAGCCATATTTTCAGGTGCTATGGTTGGAGCCTGCATTGGATTTTTGTGGTATAACGCCTACCCTGCCCAGGTTTTTATGGGCGATACAGGCAGCTTATCAATTGGAGGCTTAGTAGCCATATTAGCCATCATCGTTCGTAAAGAATTATTGATTCCAATTTTATGTGGAGTTTATTTTATTGAAGCCATTTCGGTACTTATTCAACGATATTGGTTCAAATATACCCGTATTCGATATGGTGAAGGAAGACGTGTTTTCCTGATGGCACCACTTCACCACCATTATCAGAAAAAAGGTTATACAGAACCTAAAATTGTTGCTCGTTTTTGGATTATCGGAATATCCCTTGCCATTTTAACTTTTATCACGCTCAAACTTAGATAATGGATTTAGCTAAAATCAAATATATTGTCGTTTTAGGAGCTGGTGAAAGCGGAACAGGGGCAGCGCTCTTGTCGGACAAACAGGGTTTCAAAACTTTTGTGTCGGACGGAGGAGAAATCAAAGAAAGTTTCAGAAATGAGTTAATCGAACAACATATTGATTTTGAAGAAGGTCAACACAGTTTTGACAAAATACTCAGTGCCGATTTAATTATCAAAAGTCCTGGCATTAAAGAAAGTGCTGACGTAATGCAAGCTGTGTTTAAAAAAGAAATTACCGTTATTTCGGAAATTGAATTTGCCAGCTATTTCACACAAGCAAAAATAATTAGCATTACCGGTAGTAACGGAAAAACGACAACCACCATGCTTATCTATCACATCCTCAAAACAGCAGGATTGAATGTGACTTATGGCGGTAATATAGGGGTAAGCTTTGCTCGTAGGATTTTAGAAGGATCATTTGATTACATAGTATTGGAATTAAGCAGTTTCCAGCTCGATTATCTAATAGCGTTCAGGAGCCATATTGCAATACTATTAAACATAACACCCGATCATTTAGATAGATATAACTACAGTTTAGAGGAATATGCCCTGTCTAAAATGCGCATCAGCATGAATCAAACAGAAGACGATTACTTTCTTTATGATTTGGATGATGAAATAAGTATGCAATACATCAACAAAGTAAGCTCTAAAGGGATTAAACTTCCCTTTACACAGAATCAAAAACTTGAAAAAGGATCCTGGTTAGAAGGTGAACATATTAAAGTCAAAATAAACGAACAATTTAAAGTAGATATAGACATGAACATTTTATCATTAGTCGGAAAGCACAACCGCTACAATTCGATGGCCGCCTCAACAGCTGCGTGTGCATTAGATATTAAAGATGATGTACTTAGGAAAAGTCTTTCCTCTTTCCAAAACATTGAACATCGACTTGAATTTATTGCTAAAATCCAAGGGAAGGAATTTATCAATGACTCAAAAGCTACGAACTTAAACGCGGTGTGGTATGCTTTAGAAAGCATGAATAAGCGTGTTATTTGGATTGTTGGGGGAATTGACAAAGGCAATAATTACAATGAAATTATGCCTCTGGTTAAAGAAAAAGTTAAAGGGATTATTTGCTTAGGAGTGGATAATAAAAAAATACTTGATGCCTTTAACGATGAGATCGAAATGATTTTTGAAACAACATCCATGAATGATGCAGTCGAAATCGGTTTCAGAATGGCTATCCCTGGTGAGGTAATTCTATTGTCACCAGCTTGTGCCAGTTTCGATCTTTTCAAAAATTATGAAGATCGGGGCAATCAATTTAAAAATGCTGTTAAAAATTTATAAATCAAAAGAGATAATATAATTCATGAACTGGCTTTTATCACGCATTAAAGGAGATATTCATATCTGGTTGGTTGTATTCCTACTAACCATTATCTCTGTTATTATGGTGTATAGCTCGAGTGCTTCTCTGGGCTATGCCAAGCGTGCTGGTAATATGGAATATTATCTTTTCCGACAAATTGCTTTTATTCTTATTGGATTGCTATTTATGTATGGAACACATCTGGTCAACTATATCTACTTTTCACGTATTGCCCAGATTTTACTGTTCCTATCCTTCCCTCTATTACTGCTTACCTATCTTTTTGGACCCGATATTAATGAAGCAAAACGTTGGCTAATGGTTCCGGGAACCAACTTAACATTTCAAACGTCCGACCTAGCCAAATTGGCTCTGATCATGTATTTGGCCAGAATGCTTTCCAAAAAGCAAAATGTTATTAAAGACTTTAAAAAAGGGTTTTTACCCATGGGCGCAGCTGTACTTGGCATTTGTGCTTTTATTGCTCCCTCTGATTTATCTACTGCTACTTTACTATTTGTTTCCAGTTTATTAATGCTTTTTATTGGCCGCGTTAGTTTTAAACATATTTCTCTATTTGTTGTAACCATTCTTGTCATTGGCGCTCTTTCTATATTTCTGGCGCTCAAACTTGGAAGTCCCGGCCGAGTTAGTACATGGCAAGCAAGAATAGATAGTTATGTTAATGAAGGAGGCGAATCCTATCAGGCCATTCAATCTAAAATTGCCATTGCCAATGGAGAAATATTCGGCAAAGGGCCTGGTAGTAGTGTTCAAAAAAGCTTTTTACCAAATCCTTTTTCTGATTTCATTTTTGCCATAATTATTGAAGAATGGGGCTTTATTGGTGGATTGTTCGTCATTTTCCTTTATTTATGGTTGCTTTTCAGGACTATTCGGATAGTAATAAATTCCCCCAATGCATTTGGAGCTTTGCTTTCCGTTGGGCTTAGCATGAGTTTGGTTCTGCAGGCATTTATAAACATGGGTGTAGCCAGCAGTTTATTACCCGTAACCGGACTTACCTTACCCATGATCAGCATGGGAGGTACATCTGTAGTTTTTACCAGTGTTTCTTTAGGAATTATATTAAGTGTGAGTAGGCATATTGAAGAAAATAACGACATCGATAATCAATTTGAAACAACATGAGCAAATCGAAACATAGTGAAATATCGACCGCACATCGCTTTATTTTAAGTGGTGGTGGCACCGGTGGACATTTGTTTCCGGCAATTGCAATTGCAAATCAGCTCAAAGCCAAATTTCCTGATGCAGAATTTCTCTTTGTTGGAGCAAAAGGGAAAATGGAAATGGAAAAAGTTCCTCTATCAGGATATGAAATTAAAGGATTATGGATAAGTGGTTTTCAACGCAACGAGCTATGGCGAAATCTTAATTTGCCATTCAAATTATTAGATAGCTTCATTAAATCGAGAAGAATAATTAAAAAATTCAAACCAACAGTTGCCATAGGTACCGGAGGTTACGCAAGCTTTCCTCTACTGTTTATGGCTTCCAGAAACAATATCCCAACACTCATTCAAGAGCAGAATTTTTTCCCTGGTATTTCCAACAAATTATTAGCAAAACATGTCGACAAAGTATGCACTGTTTATCCGGGGATGGAAAAATACTTTCCAAAAGAAAAAATTGTTATAACAGGAAATCCTATTCGTGCTGATATTCAATTATCTACCCAAAACAAGGATAAGTATTACGAAATTTTTGGTTTCGATAAAAACAAAAAAACATTATTGGTTATTGGCGGAAGCTTAGGAGCAAAAACCATCAATCAGGCTATTTTATCCGGTATGGATTATTTGAAGGAAAATGATATTCAGTTAATTTGGCAAACGGGTAGATATTATGATGAACTGACAGAGATACATGGTGTTGAAACATGCAAAAACTGCTGGATAGGTTCATTCATTAATAATATGGGTGTTGCTTACAGTATAGCAGATTTGGTGGTTAGCCGAGCAGGAGCCATTTCTATATCTGAATTAGCTGTATTGGGTAAAGCCAGTATATTAATTCCTTCGCCTAATGTGGCTGAAGATCATCAAACAAAAAATGCAATGGCATTAGCTGATGGAAAAGCAAGCTTGGTTTTAAATGATAAAGAAGCGGTTGAAAAACTCATACCTATGGTATTAAATACCATCAATAGCGATCATGTGTTGAATGAATTAAGCAAGAACATTGAAAATTTTGCCCGACCAGAATCTACATCTGAAATTGTTAAAGAAGTAGAAAAATTGATACAAACAAAATGAATTTGAGCGAATATAAACGAGTTTACTTCATCGGAATTGGAGGCATAGGCATGAGTGCTCTTGCCCGCTATTTCCTTGACAATAACCTAAATGTTGCCGGTTATGACAAAACTCCTTCGAGCATCACTCAGGCATTAGAAACCGAAGATGCAGTAATTCATTTTGAAGATCAAATTGACTTAATACCAACCGAATATTCCGAAAATGTTGCCGACACTTTGGTTGTTTATACACCTGCAATTCCAATTGCTCATAAGGAACTAAATTATTTCCGCAAAAACAAGTTTGTTGTCAAAAAAAGAGCTGAAATCCTCGGCATGATCAGCGAGAATAAATTTACCATTGCAGTAGCTGGTACTCATGGTAAAACATCAACTTCCTGGATGATTGCTCACTTATTAAAATCCTGTGGAATTGAGTTCTATGCACTTCTTGGAGGAATTTCATCGAATTATAACACCAATTACATTTCTCCTTCAAACAAGGATTGTAAATTGTTAGTTGTTGAGGCTGATGAATATGATCGCTCATTTTTCCATTTAAAACCTAATATTGCCATACTAACATCAATTGATCCTGACCATTTGGATATTTATGGCCAATATGCTGAATTAATCAAGGCATATCAACAATTTGCTAATAGTGTTTCAATAAATGGTAAATTAATAAAATCGGAATCTGTTGGACGAATCAAAGCAGAAGCAAAAACAGAGGCACACATATATGGTATAGGAAATGATTTTGATGTAAACGCCATTAATATCAGAATAGCTGAAGGCAAATATATTTTTGATATTTTAACCAGAACATCATTTTTGGAAGAGATCAAATTACATGTGGCTGGCCATCATAACATTTTGAATGCATTGGCTGCCTTTGCTGCTGTTTGGGATTTTGTTCAGGATGACGCAAAAATTCGAGCTGGATTTGAATCCTATAAAGGTGTTAAAAGGCGCTTTGAATATATTATTCAAAAACCGAATATCGTTTTTGTGGATGATTATGCACATCATCCATCTGAAATTGAGTTTACCATAAATACATTAAAAGAATTATTTCCAGACAAAAAAATAACGGGCATTTTCCAACCGCATTTATACAGCAGAACCAGAGATTTCGCAGATGAATTTTCAAAAGTATTGGCTAATCTTGACAAAATTGTTTTATTGGATATTTACCCAGCCCGGGAAGAACCAATCGATGGAATAAATTCAGATTTAATATTATCACATATCAATAAAAAGCATAAATATCTCGTTTCTAAGGATGAGTTGTTGGAATTAATAAAAGAAGACACCAATGAAGTAGTTGTGACTATGGGTGCAGGCGATATTGATCGATTGATTGATCCTATAAAAGTAGTTTTGTTGCAGAGATAATATGAAGAAAATAAGAAACATATTAACCAATGGCTATAAACTGATAAAGGCTTACTTCCTTTTATCGATGCTATTAATAGCCTTGTTTATTTTTGTTTCTTTTGCTGAAAAATCAGCAAATCAGCAGCAATGCACAGAAGTTGTTATTCGCATTTATCCTGAAAATAATAATCAGTTTTTAGACAAACAGGATGTGATAAATAGTTTAGTTGAAAGCAATGGAAGAGCCATTGAAAATTTGAATATTGGCGAAATCAATACCAAGGATTTAGAATCTACCTTGAAGTTGAATAGCTTTATTGATAATGCAGAAGTCTATTTTGACCTTTTAGGCAATTTGTATGTTGATGTTTACCATCGGAAACCGGTTTTGCGAATCATGTCATCTTCCGATCAAAACTACTATATCGATAAGCATGGTGTTCACATGCCTCTTTCAAAAAAACATACAGCCAGAATATTAATTGCTACCGGATTTATTGAAAAAGCATCGCGCGACACCGACTTTGAGCAGCAATTATTTGCAGTAGCTGAATTTATCAAAAAAGATCAGTTTTTAGATGCTTTGATTGGCCAAATTCATGTTAAATATGATGGGGAGCTCATCCTAGTTCCTAAAATTGAAGATTTTAAAATTGAATTCGGAAACCTTGATAACATGGAGTTTAAATTTAAAAAACTAAAAATATTTTACAAAGAGATATTGCCTTATGAAGGCTGGAATAAATACAATAAAGTAGACTTAAGATTTAGTAATCAAATTGTTTTAAACAAGAAATAGAATGTAACCTTATGATTAAAATAGATGCATACTTCCAACTTATTTTAATTATCAAACTTGCCTGTTGTGGGCAGGGGTTCCATATGACCTTTAAAATTTAATTATAGACATATGAAAGAAAAAGAAATCATTGTCGGCCTAGACATTGGAACCACTAAAATAGCGGCTATCGTAGGTGAACGCGCTGAAGGTGGAAAGATTAACATCATGGGTGTTGGTCTTACTGAAACCAGAGATGCTGTTTTGCGAGGAGTGGTTGTTAACATCGACCGCACCGTTGATGCCATTAAGCAAGCAGTAAGTGAAGCTTCCAAAAAATCTGACGTCAATATTAAAGTCGTTCATGTTGGTATTGCTGGTCAGCATATTAAATGCCTGCACCATCGTGGACAAATAACCAGAAATAATGGCGAAGATGAAATTAGCAAAGTGGATTTAGATCGCTTGATTCATGATATGCATAAAGTTGTTCTTGATCCTGGAGAAGAAATCATCCATATAATTCCACAGGACTATATCATCGACAACGATCGTGGCATCAAAGATCCAATTGGCATATCTGGTGTTCGTTTGGAAGGCAATTTCCACATTATTACAGGGCAGGTTACCGCAACTAAAAACATTGACAGATGTGTTGTAAGAGCAAATCTTGAAGTGGCTGAGTTGGTGTTGGAACCTATTGCTTCAGCAGAAGCAGTTCTGAACGAAGAGGAAAAAGAAGCAGGTGTTGCCCTAATTGATATTGGAGGAGGAACTACCGATCTGGCTATATTTCAGGATGGCATTATCCGACATACAGCAGTTATTCCGCTCGGGGGTGAAATCATTACCAACGACATCAAAGAAGGCTGTAATGTGATGCAAAAACAAGCAGAAATGATGAAGGTGAAGTTTGGGTCTGCCCTTGCCAATGAAGCACGAGATAATGAAATTATTTCTATTCCCGGCATCAGAGGTCGCGATCCACGAGAGATTTCTGTGAAGAATTTAGCGCACATCATCCAAGCCCGAATGGAAGAAATATTTGAGCATATTCATTTTGAAATAAAAAGCTCAGGATTTGAGAAAAAACTGCAAGGTGGAATTGTATTAACAGGAGGCGGATCTCAATTGAAGCATCTCCCACAATTGGTAGAATATGTTACTGGTATTGATGCACGTATAGGATATCCAACCGAACATTTATCAAAAGGACTAATTTCAGAAGTCCGAAACCCATTGTTTGCAACAGGAATTGGTTTGGTACTTCATGGTGCTAAAACACCAATTAAAAGTGGAAATGAAGAAAAAGTTGAAAAAACGAAAAAGACCGGATTATTTGGTAAAGTAAAACACTGGCTAGAAGACGGTCAAGATGATTTTAAAGAATAATGTAATTAAACAATAGAATTATGGCTAAGTTAAATTTTGACATTCCAAAACAGGAATCTTCAATTATAAAGGTAATTGGAGTTGGAGGTGGTGGTGGAAATGCTGTCAACTTCATGTACAATGAGGGTATTCAGGGCGTTGAATTTATCGTCTGCAATACCGACAATCAGGCTTTGGAAAAAAGTCCTGTAGAAAACAAAATCCAGATCGGAAGTGGCATAACAGGTGGCCGTGGGGTTGGTGGCAACCCCGAGGTTGGTGAAAAAGCGGCTATTGAAGACAT
This genomic window contains:
- the ftsA gene encoding cell division protein FtsA encodes the protein MKEKEIIVGLDIGTTKIAAIVGERAEGGKINIMGVGLTETRDAVLRGVVVNIDRTVDAIKQAVSEASKKSDVNIKVVHVGIAGQHIKCLHHRGQITRNNGEDEISKVDLDRLIHDMHKVVLDPGEEIIHIIPQDYIIDNDRGIKDPIGISGVRLEGNFHIITGQVTATKNIDRCVVRANLEVAELVLEPIASAEAVLNEEEKEAGVALIDIGGGTTDLAIFQDGIIRHTAVIPLGGEIITNDIKEGCNVMQKQAEMMKVKFGSALANEARDNEIISIPGIRGRDPREISVKNLAHIIQARMEEIFEHIHFEIKSSGFEKKLQGGIVLTGGGSQLKHLPQLVEYVTGIDARIGYPTEHLSKGLISEVRNPLFATGIGLVLHGAKTPIKSGNEEKVEKTKKTGLFGKVKHWLEDGQDDFKE
- a CDS encoding UDP-N-acetylmuramoyl-L-alanyl-D-glutamate--2,6-diaminopimelate ligase, translating into MRLKDILKTTEHQLISGDADMQINQIQFDSRKIKTGDVFVAIKGTQVDGHDFIDTAIKLGACAIVFEETPAEMISNVCYIKSKQAAKSLALMAAEFYGNPTQSFKLIGVTGTNGKTTVVSLLYKLFKDLGYKCGLLSTIRVMIDDEEIHATHTTPDSLQLNQLFRQMADQDCSYCFMEVSSHAIDQFRIEGLQFNGALFTNITHDHLDYHKTFDNYIKTKKRFFDELPKDAFAVINKDDKNGQIMVQNTVAKVTYYAIKSQATVKTRIIECDLSGLHLQLDQKDFYTNKVGRFNAYNLTAVYSTAQLLGIDDESILKALSMPHAVDGRFELIYKHPAFKAIVDYAHTPDALENVIETINDLKKKNERLITVFGCGGNRDKSKRPVMGRIASTKSDLVFITSDNPRNEEPMAIIQEIEQGVPEKLASKCISISDRENAIKTACLMANPNDIILVAGKGHETYQEINGAKNHFDDKEILIKYLKEL
- a CDS encoding UDP-N-acetylmuramate--L-alanine ligase; its protein translation is MNLSEYKRVYFIGIGGIGMSALARYFLDNNLNVAGYDKTPSSITQALETEDAVIHFEDQIDLIPTEYSENVADTLVVYTPAIPIAHKELNYFRKNKFVVKKRAEILGMISENKFTIAVAGTHGKTSTSWMIAHLLKSCGIEFYALLGGISSNYNTNYISPSNKDCKLLVVEADEYDRSFFHLKPNIAILTSIDPDHLDIYGQYAELIKAYQQFANSVSINGKLIKSESVGRIKAEAKTEAHIYGIGNDFDVNAINIRIAEGKYIFDILTRTSFLEEIKLHVAGHHNILNALAAFAAVWDFVQDDAKIRAGFESYKGVKRRFEYIIQKPNIVFVDDYAHHPSEIEFTINTLKELFPDKKITGIFQPHLYSRTRDFADEFSKVLANLDKIVLLDIYPAREEPIDGINSDLILSHINKKHKYLVSKDELLELIKEDTNEVVVTMGAGDIDRLIDPIKVVLLQR
- a CDS encoding FtsW/RodA/SpoVE family cell cycle protein gives rise to the protein MNWLLSRIKGDIHIWLVVFLLTIISVIMVYSSSASLGYAKRAGNMEYYLFRQIAFILIGLLFMYGTHLVNYIYFSRIAQILLFLSFPLLLLTYLFGPDINEAKRWLMVPGTNLTFQTSDLAKLALIMYLARMLSKKQNVIKDFKKGFLPMGAAVLGICAFIAPSDLSTATLLFVSSLLMLFIGRVSFKHISLFVVTILVIGALSIFLALKLGSPGRVSTWQARIDSYVNEGGESYQAIQSKIAIANGEIFGKGPGSSVQKSFLPNPFSDFIFAIIIEEWGFIGGLFVIFLYLWLLFRTIRIVINSPNAFGALLSVGLSMSLVLQAFINMGVASSLLPVTGLTLPMISMGGTSVVFTSVSLGIILSVSRHIEENNDIDNQFETT
- the murG gene encoding undecaprenyldiphospho-muramoylpentapeptide beta-N-acetylglucosaminyltransferase gives rise to the protein MSKSKHSEISTAHRFILSGGGTGGHLFPAIAIANQLKAKFPDAEFLFVGAKGKMEMEKVPLSGYEIKGLWISGFQRNELWRNLNLPFKLLDSFIKSRRIIKKFKPTVAIGTGGYASFPLLFMASRNNIPTLIQEQNFFPGISNKLLAKHVDKVCTVYPGMEKYFPKEKIVITGNPIRADIQLSTQNKDKYYEIFGFDKNKKTLLVIGGSLGAKTINQAILSGMDYLKENDIQLIWQTGRYYDELTEIHGVETCKNCWIGSFINNMGVAYSIADLVVSRAGAISISELAVLGKASILIPSPNVAEDHQTKNAMALADGKASLVLNDKEAVEKLIPMVLNTINSDHVLNELSKNIENFARPESTSEIVKEVEKLIQTK
- the murD gene encoding UDP-N-acetylmuramoyl-L-alanine--D-glutamate ligase; this translates as MDLAKIKYIVVLGAGESGTGAALLSDKQGFKTFVSDGGEIKESFRNELIEQHIDFEEGQHSFDKILSADLIIKSPGIKESADVMQAVFKKEITVISEIEFASYFTQAKIISITGSNGKTTTTMLIYHILKTAGLNVTYGGNIGVSFARRILEGSFDYIVLELSSFQLDYLIAFRSHIAILLNITPDHLDRYNYSLEEYALSKMRISMNQTEDDYFLYDLDDEISMQYINKVSSKGIKLPFTQNQKLEKGSWLEGEHIKVKINEQFKVDIDMNILSLVGKHNRYNSMAASTAACALDIKDDVLRKSLSSFQNIEHRLEFIAKIQGKEFINDSKATNLNAVWYALESMNKRVIWIVGGIDKGNNYNEIMPLVKEKVKGIICLGVDNKKILDAFNDEIEMIFETTSMNDAVEIGFRMAIPGEVILLSPACASFDLFKNYEDRGNQFKNAVKNL
- a CDS encoding phospho-N-acetylmuramoyl-pentapeptide-transferase, yielding MLYHLFTYLDQKFDLIGAGLFQFYTFRTAMGVLLSLVIATFFGKRIIRYLQSKQISDENRDLGLEDKYDKSKTPTMGGIIILLSILVPTILFADLTNIYIILVIVSTIWLGLIGFIDDYIKVFKKNKDGLSGKYKLLGQASLGVIVGLTLYFSPAVVMRETLTEKQYFAHQEELEASNAIIKYNEESNTYQAEYKSTKTTIPFIKNNELDYAKFIKFVGPNYLDWAWLIYIPIIIFIIMAVSNGANLTDGLDGLNAGVSVFIVLTLAIFAYVSGNTIFADYLNIMYIPNLAELAIFSGAMVGACIGFLWYNAYPAQVFMGDTGSLSIGGLVAILAIIVRKELLIPILCGVYFIEAISVLIQRYWFKYTRIRYGEGRRVFLMAPLHHHYQKKGYTEPKIVARFWIIGISLAILTFITLKLR